The Falsibacillus albus genomic interval GAAAGAGAGGTAAAACCTTCGGATACGAAACCTAGGTTCGATTTTGTCTATCGATTTTCAGATATGACATGAGCCAGCCAGGCAAAATGCTGGATCATGACAAAGACATAAAGAAACAAGCTAAGAAATGTTAAGACACGGATATATGGTTTTGCCTGCACCTTTGTCAGAAGAGCGAGCAAGAGGATGGGGAGTGCCATCTTTATGATGTAGAAACTTGTGATGCTTGAGTTGTAAAGAACATTCATGAGGGGATTTGCTTCATGGATATAATGGTGGCGGATGCCGAAGTCCGTCAAGATGGCATCGATTGTGGTAAGGATCCAAAGAAGGAAGGTGGCCAGTATAAGATTGCGGCGTGATTTCTCTTTATTTACTTGCATAGAAGGGGCTCCTTGCATAGAGATTTAGTTTGTTCTCATTATTGTTCTTAATAAAGAACAATTCGTTATTCTATATGATATACCCTCTTTTTTTAAAAAATATCCTTTCATATTTTCATTTTTGTCACATGGGTTCGGTGGTAAACATGTGTGGGAAATTAAAGGGTGACAGGCACCATCCAGAAAATGGATGGTGCCTGTTACCCTTTTTGAAGAAATTTTTCAAATAATTTAATAATTTACATATAATTTCCATATTATGATATGGTGAGTATATAGACCTATCAAGTAGTAAAAAAGTCTTTTATAGGGATTAGGGGGAATGGGTGTGGGAAATGTGCTGGGATCAAAGGTTGAAGGCAGAGTGATCTTGCCTGGTCAGGTGCAGTATGATGAAACAAGAAAAGTATGGAATGGAGCTGTTGACCGAAAGCCTGGAATGATTGTTGTGTGTGAATTGGCCGAGGATGTCGCTGCTGCGGTGAAGTATGCCCGGGAGCGACAATTGTCCGTGTCCATCAGGGGCGGTGGGCACCACTTAGCTGGAACAGCGGTTTGTGATGACGGCGTGATGATCGATCTTTCAAAAATGAGGAAGGTTAACGTAGAACCTGAGCGAAAGGTTGCACATGTTCAAGGCGGGGCATTGCTAAGTGATATCGATCGCGAAACACAGAAATTTGGTTTGGCCGTGCCGACCGGAACAGTGTCGGAAACAGGTGTAGCTGGATTGGCATTGAATGGGGGGCTTGGTTATTTACGAGGTAAATACGGTCTGACCTGTGACAATATCCTCGGTGCTGAGATGGTGACGGCAGAAGGTGAAATCATTCGTGTGGACAAAAACAACCACAAGGATTTATTCTGGGCAATCCGAGGTGGCGGCGGAAATTTCGGAGTCGTGACTGAATTTAAGTTTCAGCTGCATGAGGTTGGACCGGAAGTGCTGGCCCTCGATGTGATGTATGACTATAATGATGCCAAGACAATATTGAAAAAGACCGAGGCATACATGAAGCAGGCACCAGATGAAATCTCCATTAATATTACGGCGACGACGCTTCCACCTGCCCCGTTTTTGCCGGACTTCCTTCATCTGAAGCAGGTGATCATGATCACAGGGATGTATGCGAGGGATGCTTTAGCAGGTGAAAGTGTGATTAAGCCGCTGCGTGAGTTGGCAGACCCGATCGTCGATGGCACGAAGGTAATGCCATATGTAGAGCTTCAGAGTAAGTTGGATATCATGGTGCCCAACCATGTGCCGGTCTATGGAACCTCTCTTTATTTTAACGGATTACCGGATAATATGATTGATGCATTATTACATAAGATAGACCAGGCACCGGCGCCGAGTGTGCTCGTGCAGCTTTGGTCCATGCACGGGGAGATGAACCGGGTTCCAGCCGATGAAACGCCGTTTGCCATCCGGGCTGCAAGCTTTGTCCTTTTGGTGGATTTCATTGCAATGGAGGTGCCTGGGGAGATTTGCGAGAAATGGATTGATTCCGTCTACGATAGGCTGCTTCCCTACTCTTTTAAAAAAGCATCCTATTTAAATGCTGTTGGATTGGGTGAGACCATTACAAAAAATGCTTTTGGCGAGAATTACAAGCGCCTGGAAAAGGTCAAGAAAAAGTACGACCCTAAAAATCTGTTCCGCCATAACCATAATATTAAACCGGAGTAAACAATAAAGGGTGACAGGCACCATCTATATAATGGTAATTATGTTTTTTTGAGGTGAGTTATGAACGATTGGGTTATTGATCAAGCAACATCAACGAGGCATAAGGTTGCCATATATTTATTTGCTTTTATAGTATTTTTATCTTATGTCAATCCACTATTCGCTGCAGTGGGATTAGTGTTTTTCTTTCTAGTAACATCATTTAAGATGTTAAAGAAGATGCTCCTTTTCATGTTGATTATTGGTGGAATATCTGTGGCGCTGCCTTTTTTGGCGCCAATTGTCTTAATAATCATGATTGTGCTTTTTTTCATGAGAATTAGTTATGTCATAAAAAATTGGAAGCCATTCATTGCGGGGCTGCTTGTTTATGGAAGTGCAGCACTTGTCATTAGCAGAACAATTTCAACCAATTTATATTCATACGGTTTTTCATGGTTTGAACCCTTTGTTGTTTCGGTAATCGCATTTTTTATGTTGAATGCTGTATTAAAGTGGCTGTACCGAAATGGCTACAGCAGCTTTTCGGCTCTTGGAATTATGGGGAGTGTTCCATTAATCATCATTTCTTTTGTCCTTCCATTCCTAAAAATACATATTGGAGGGCTGGA includes:
- a CDS encoding FAD-binding oxidoreductase is translated as MGNVLGSKVEGRVILPGQVQYDETRKVWNGAVDRKPGMIVVCELAEDVAAAVKYARERQLSVSIRGGGHHLAGTAVCDDGVMIDLSKMRKVNVEPERKVAHVQGGALLSDIDRETQKFGLAVPTGTVSETGVAGLALNGGLGYLRGKYGLTCDNILGAEMVTAEGEIIRVDKNNHKDLFWAIRGGGGNFGVVTEFKFQLHEVGPEVLALDVMYDYNDAKTILKKTEAYMKQAPDEISINITATTLPPAPFLPDFLHLKQVIMITGMYARDALAGESVIKPLRELADPIVDGTKVMPYVELQSKLDIMVPNHVPVYGTSLYFNGLPDNMIDALLHKIDQAPAPSVLVQLWSMHGEMNRVPADETPFAIRAASFVLLVDFIAMEVPGEICEKWIDSVYDRLLPYSFKKASYLNAVGLGETITKNAFGENYKRLEKVKKKYDPKNLFRHNHNIKPE
- a CDS encoding DUF5658 family protein, with translation MQVNKEKSRRNLILATFLLWILTTIDAILTDFGIRHHYIHEANPLMNVLYNSSITSFYIIKMALPILLLALLTKVQAKPYIRVLTFLSLFLYVFVMIQHFAWLAHVISENR